The Gossypium raimondii isolate GPD5lz chromosome 2, ASM2569854v1, whole genome shotgun sequence genome segment ATTGAATCTTCATTGATTTAAGGATTTCAACAACTATTTTGAGTATTTCTAAAcccaatttaatttgttattttcttgcTTGATCTTAACATTAAATTGATTGAGCTGTTTAAATTGATAATGGATATGAGCTAATTTTTTGtggttgattaattgaagtgttaattgtttaatttcatGTTCAGGGACTAGATCATAAAATTTGTACTAACTCGAATGAAATTGAACCATCATTTAGTTTCATGATTCAATCCATTtacatacttaccatttcatttctttttcttacccgttaaaccatctagaattacatcggatactcgggaaaaatcacacatagtgtgcctttacatataatcaTAGTCTTTCCTTTACAttaatgctcacatgagctgtgggtcggaatgtaagctacatatgctgctcacacaagctgtggagaatctgaaaaaatgcaggacctcagccgttggtaggacattcaagaccagcacccgaaacataaaatccctaatgacgtgtcatttgtatcctaagaattcttaaggttcaatcGGGACTTGATATCTGTCAGTTCATCATAGCATgataaatttaagttcatttatattaaatcaacaTGATAACATTCAATTTAGCGAACATTAAAATGATcgcagttcatacgaacttacctcgataaccaGGGCGTAGAAGTAAAGTTGAACTAGACtaaagctttagcttttcctcgatttaggTCCGATTGTGATTTATCTTgacctaaataaataatttaattcaattaattacttctagaattcaatttaatccataattcatatttatgcaaaattatgaatttgcccctaacattttaacttttcacaatttagtccttaagctcataacttaaaatctaaccattttaacttaaatccaACTTAAACAATGTCACAAGAGACCTTGAAACAAACCATTATTATCTACAATTCAAAATAGAACCCTTAGATTTAtagttttaacaatttaatccctaattacaaaattcaacaaaaatcacttaacaaaacatgtttattttacaacaaggattcataatctatcaactaacatcaaaacTCATTCAAAAAAATCCATGGAAAGTCCCTgaatctttgaaatttttttaaattaacccccgggctagctagGTTCAGCTAAAatgatcacaaaaacataaaaatcattaaaaacgagaccgaaatcacataccatgcaagcacTTGAACTAGCCGAATCTTCAAAGCTCAAAAATGGCTATTTCTTCCTTTAATTTCAGTGGAGAAAACCATTAGGGAAGATGATACCAAATTTTGCCTTATTttagtttaagttaatttattaaattaccattttaaccttagttattaactttaaaatcaaccaaaacatgtccatatttgtccactaaaATTAAGGATGGTATAATTACTAACTAATTCCTTTAGATTTCCTTTCCATAACCATTTGacccctttaactaatagaactcaacttttacaccttttacgatttagtcattttcacctaattaaccaattaaacctcaaaatttcttaacaaaattttaataagaccTTAATACAATCctgtagacattaaataaaaattaaaataataattcactcgtcgaaattgtggtcccaaaaccactatttgcGACACTACTAAAAATGAGATGTTacaaatatttaacattttaaactttgaaacaaattaataaaattataaaaatgtggaaaaatcaatttagaGATTTTGAAATCGTTTAGAAACAATTCATAGGTGTTCGGAGGTTTTAAGGACCATGGGAGCTCAAAACACTGATGCTTTTTGGCCTACTAACTTCAAAGGTTCCAACATTGACTTATCCTCCTGCTTTATAGTTTTTTTAGCTATTGACTTTAAAGGTTCAGGTACTTTTAATATAAGTTTTGGAACCTGAGCTCCTAGGACCAAATTTTGGTTACTGACTTGCAAAGCTTTGATACTTATAACCAATGGTTTGTACCATTGATGTAGGGGGACCAAAATTCTCGTTGAAAAGGTTTTTTGAAGGACGCCAAACACCTCAAAATCATACTATCACATAAGATAAATATGGGCTCAATATAGGATCAAGAACTCAACTCAAATCGTGCATTTCTTCCTAGTTTCATCAACACATCAACATAATTTCAAGATAAAATCTCAACAGCAAGGGGAGAATAACATACATGCCAATATTACTTACAACATCATTTAAGGTTCAAGGTCACCAAATTAATGTCTCAAAATAAGATCAATGCAACATCCATTCATCGAACTCAAGAAACATGAAactaatatatatgcatactaATTGGACTCACTAGTACATGTCACTATGAGCCAACTACACAAAAGTTTCATACTTTTGTAACTGAGCAATGGTGTGAGGTGGTGATCTACAAGGTGAGCGAAGCTTCAAAATCAACTCAAACTTATATACAAAGCAAACACTGCAATAAGCACGAGCTTAGTAagtttcatgaaataaaatctACTCacccttaatcaaaatttaaccataAGAATTGTAATGATTATATTGgctatattatttgataaacttGATATAGAATAGAaaagtttcttttttgttgttacATATCCAGTAGAGAATTCACTCAAAAATACcatttcaattgtttaaatcacatacatataatcattttttagAATTATCCATTTCATATTTGTATGCTTTTTTATAACCCTAGCAAACTATGGTTTGGACACTCAAAAGTCCATCCTGCTAACTCCAACATATATTGCACTAAAAGTGCTTCAACCCAAACACCAACATATAAGGCTAAAAACATACCGTAGTACTATGTCATAAGGCAACGTATCATATTTCTATTCAATGATAAATCTCCGCTGAAGAAAAGCAGAATTAAATGGCATGACATATGTGTCCTAGCTATTCCACTAAGTTTCAAGGGCATTTCATATTCTTAAACATCTTAAACATtagtaatttcataaattaagaGGTCATGTTCATACATTTTATGTAAATACACATATAATTGTTTCTAATATGGCACAATGAATCTCATGTGAATTAGTATACATACCTCACCATACATATAAAATGTCTAACAATTACTTACTAGATTTATTAAACGTCAGCCTTTAATGGCAATGGTAATAGTTACttaatttattgaatgttaCTATCAACTTAGTAGAAAAATTGAATACAAGAGATAATCCTTTATTTCAATCACTGAAtggggtttagggttaaaaattcggaactaatatttttttttgttacaaagCCCTAATAAACAATACAAACAACCAACAATGGCATACTTGTGTACGAGAGCAGTGCTCTACCAACATTTAACTTCCCTCACATTACACTTTATGAATGTAAGGAAATACAATAGTTGATGCATGAATCCATGGAGTCCCCCATGCGATGGAGAGCTTCCACCAAAAGGATGATAGTGTATGAGGTAACTCCATGAAAAAGAATGCATcatattctctattttttttttttacaaattaattaaaaaacacgAATAAAATAAACTATCCTTTTCTCCGTTAATGTCGAAAACCGATTTTCAAGTCCTGGCTCGAACGAGGGGTGATTGAGGTAACGGAGAATGTGGTGACATAATGCCAGCAGGTGACATGAAATCATCCATTCTTCGTGATAAGCTACGTGATAAGCTGAGTTTAAGGCTGCTTCGGCTGCATAACTTGCGAGGAACTATGGACTCATTGTTCTTAAGGATAAAGCTTCTAATCCTCGATAAAGCAACTTCCATGGTGTTATCCTCCATATTAGcaaaacaaaccctaaaccaacCAGGTTCATGACAATGAAAGGACGACCCTGGTGAAACATTAAGCTTAACTTCATTGATTATCACTCGCCACAAATCCATTTCAGCATCGAACGTCTTCTCTTTAAGAAGTTTACGAAGGTCCATCCATATAAACAACCCACCATTACTCTTCAATGAACCAATACCAACTTGTGAAAGACTCCATGTGAAATACTTGTGCCTTTTGAACAACTGTTCTTTGCTTTCCATGATGAAATTATGAAGGAAATCATCATCGTTCAACATGGTAGCAATTAAATGCTGTGTTTGTGATGAAACCAAGCCATAACTTGACATTTTACGAGCACAATTCACCACTGCATCATTGTATGAATATACAATGCCAACTCTAAAACCAGGGAACCCCATGTCTTTAGAAAGACTGTAAACAATGTGGATTAAATCATGGTTGCATTCAACTTCTTGTATGACCTCTGAAATACTGACGAATTCAGGGTCTTTGAAAACCGTGGCGGCATAAATTTCGTCACCTATTAGGTGAATGTTCTTTTCGTTTATAAACTTCACGATGCTCTTTAATGTCTCTCGATCCATTATAGTTCCTAATGGATTTGATGGATTTGTTATGAGTAAACCCTTGACTTTAAGGTTAGCTTCTTGAGCTTTTTCATATGCAGCTTCCATGGCGGTTCTAGTGATTTGGAAATTATGTGAACTTTCACAAATCACTGGTACAAGTTCAACTCCTGTTCTCCACCTTAAGTCACGATCAAATCTGCAAAATTAATAAACCCGAAAAAACTTAAATTGAATCAACCTAAAACCGACCCTACTTGTCCTATACATACAGCTGTTATGATGGAGAGTTAGGTATAAAGAagaaatgaagatgatgatgactACTCAACTTTCCGTTAGTGTTCCACTAAGGATGATGAACCCTCATATTTATGATAAatcttcttatttcttttcaattttcactttttacctACCAAGTTCCATCAATAATAGAAAGATGGGCCATGAACTTTAAAGGGTTTTAACATCAAAAGAAAGGGTACAAGGCTGCTTTCAAAGTAAGGGACGTGTGGGCATGGTGAATTTTACCCAGATTTCAATTTCCATCCCTCCCTATGAACAAATCCTAGGCGGCGATGTTGCCACAATTGACTTTAGTGCTAAGTTGACTAAGTTTTCATTAAACTAATCTTAAGTCATAATTTAACACTTAATTAACAGATTCCTTCCTTCTTTTCTCTTGACTTCACATATGTAGGTTGGTTTGGGGACAAAAGGTCAATGTTGGTCATTGAAAATTCCAATTTGAGCTCTTTCTAT includes the following:
- the LOC105788281 gene encoding 1-aminocyclopropane-1-carboxylate synthase, with product MVSMSKIATGNGHGENSPYFDGWKAYETNPFHPIDRPDGVIQMGLAENQLCFEFIKKWLMEHPEASLCTAEGVNRFKETALFQDYHGMPEFRQAVAKFMGKVRGDRVKFDPDRIVMSGGATGAHEMVAFCLADPGEALLVPTPYYPGFDRDLRWRTGVELVPVICESSHNFQITRTAMEAAYEKAQEANLKVKGLLITNPSNPLGTIMDRETLKSIVKFINEKNIHLIGDEIYAATVFKDPEFVSISEVIQEVECNHDLIHIVYSLSKDMGFPGFRVGIVYSYNDAVVNCARKMSSYGLVSSQTQHLIATMLNDDDFLHNFIMESKEQLFKRHKYFTWSLSQVGIGSLKSNGGLFIWMDLRKLLKEKTFDAEMDLWRVIINEVKLNVSPGSSFHCHEPGWFRVCFANMEDNTMEVALSRIRSFILKNNESIVPRKLCSRSSLKLSLSRSLSRRMDDFMSPAGIMSPHSPLPQSPLVRART